A region from the Nocardioides coralli genome encodes:
- a CDS encoding NAD(P)H-quinone oxidoreductase gives MRAVVTSGSGGPEVLALADVPDLEPGAGEVLLEVAATAVNRADLLQRQGHYPPPPGASETIGLECSGTVAALGEDVEGWQVGDAACALLAGGGYAEQVVVPAGQLMPVPAGIDLVTAAALPEVACTVWSNVFMVAGLRPGEQFLVHGGAGGIGTLAIQLASAVGARVLTTAGSPEKLERCAELGADVLINYREDDFVDVVRRETDGHGADVVLDNMGAKYLGRNLDALATEGRLVIIGMQGGTKGELDIAKLLRKRGAVIATSLRPRPPADKAAICAAVVEHVWPLVAEGRVRPVVHATLPLEEVTRAHELMEAGDNVGKILLSVRP, from the coding sequence GTGAGGGCGGTCGTCACGTCCGGGTCCGGGGGCCCGGAGGTCCTCGCGCTCGCCGACGTGCCCGACCTCGAGCCCGGCGCCGGCGAGGTGCTGCTCGAGGTCGCTGCCACCGCGGTCAACCGCGCTGACCTGCTGCAGCGGCAGGGTCACTACCCGCCGCCGCCCGGGGCGTCGGAGACGATCGGCCTCGAGTGCAGCGGCACGGTGGCCGCCCTGGGCGAGGACGTCGAGGGCTGGCAGGTCGGCGACGCCGCCTGCGCCCTGCTCGCCGGGGGTGGGTACGCCGAGCAGGTGGTCGTCCCCGCCGGCCAGCTGATGCCGGTGCCGGCCGGGATCGACCTGGTCACGGCGGCCGCCCTCCCGGAGGTCGCGTGCACCGTCTGGTCCAACGTGTTCATGGTGGCCGGCCTCCGGCCCGGTGAGCAGTTCCTCGTCCACGGCGGAGCCGGCGGGATCGGAACCCTCGCGATCCAGCTCGCTTCCGCAGTCGGTGCGCGGGTGCTCACCACCGCCGGGTCGCCGGAGAAGCTCGAGCGCTGCGCCGAGCTCGGCGCCGACGTGCTGATCAACTACCGCGAGGACGACTTCGTCGACGTCGTACGACGCGAGACCGACGGTCACGGCGCCGACGTGGTCCTCGACAACATGGGCGCGAAGTACCTCGGCCGCAACCTCGACGCCCTCGCCACCGAGGGTCGGCTCGTGATCATCGGCATGCAGGGCGGCACGAAGGGCGAGCTCGACATCGCGAAGCTGCTGCGCAAGCGAGGCGCCGTCATCGCCACGTCGCTGCGCCCCCGGCCGCCGGCGGACAAGGCCGCCATCTGCGCCGCCGTCGTCGAGCACGTCTGGCCGCTGGTCGCCGAGGGCCGGGTCCGGCCGGTCGTCCACGCCACCCTGCCGCTGGAGGAGGTCACCCGCGCGCACGAGCTGATGGAGGCCGGCGACAACGTGGGCAAGATCCTGCTCTCGGTCCGACCGTAG
- a CDS encoding bacterial proteasome activator family protein, protein MSQSSENEQHVVVVGPDGQPVGSVPASMVAAAAAGAAGGGEGDDEGERGVADLVEQPAKVMRIGSMIRQLLDEVKAAPLDEASRNRLKEIHRSSIKELESGLAPELVEELERLSLPFTEDGTPSEGELRIAQAQLVGWLEGLFHGIQTAIYAQQVAARAQLEQMRRQLPPGVSAGTPGEEGEGPDGPKPGQSGMYL, encoded by the coding sequence ATGAGCCAGTCCTCCGAGAACGAGCAGCACGTCGTCGTCGTCGGTCCTGACGGGCAACCGGTCGGGTCGGTGCCGGCCAGCATGGTCGCCGCGGCCGCGGCCGGCGCCGCCGGCGGCGGCGAGGGCGACGACGAGGGTGAACGAGGCGTCGCCGACCTCGTGGAGCAGCCGGCCAAGGTGATGCGGATCGGCAGCATGATCCGCCAGCTGCTCGACGAGGTGAAGGCCGCCCCGCTCGACGAGGCGAGCCGCAACCGGCTCAAGGAGATCCACCGTTCCTCGATCAAGGAGCTCGAGAGCGGGCTGGCCCCCGAGCTGGTCGAGGAGCTCGAGCGACTCTCCCTGCCGTTCACCGAGGACGGCACGCCGTCGGAGGGCGAGCTGCGGATCGCCCAGGCGCAGCTGGTCGGGTGGCTCGAGGGGCTCTTCCACGGCATCCAGACCGCGATCTACGCCCAGCAGGTCGCCGCGCGCGCCCAGCTGGAGCAGATGCGTCGCCAGCTGCCCCCCGGCGTCAGCGCCGGCACCCCCGGCGAGGAGGGCGAGGGGCCCGACGGTCCCAAGCCGGGCCAGTCCGGCATGTACCTCTGA
- a CDS encoding GNAT family N-acetyltransferase, protein MTLPERIATARLRLVLVTPQDAADMRAGRRQDRWHPAYPRTDDVDAATLVRADDPWGPRHVVLGHEAVGTIGCFGPPEDGEVEVGLGLVEPVRRQGVASEALRGLAAATDALGVRLRATVAPTNTAALRLLAGCGFTQLRPGTPEGELVMARPLPDGG, encoded by the coding sequence ATGACCCTCCCGGAGCGCATCGCCACCGCGCGGCTGCGCCTCGTGCTCGTCACCCCGCAGGACGCCGCCGACATGCGCGCGGGCCGCCGCCAGGACCGGTGGCACCCGGCGTACCCCCGCACCGACGACGTCGACGCCGCCACGCTGGTCCGCGCCGACGACCCGTGGGGCCCGCGGCACGTCGTGCTCGGCCACGAGGCGGTCGGCACCATCGGCTGCTTCGGGCCGCCGGAGGACGGCGAGGTCGAGGTCGGCCTCGGGCTCGTGGAACCCGTGCGCCGGCAGGGTGTCGCGAGCGAGGCGCTGCGCGGCCTGGCCGCCGCGACCGACGCGCTCGGGGTGCGGCTCCGGGCGACCGTCGCGCCCACCAACACGGCCGCGCTGCGGCTGCTGGCGGGCTGCGGCTTCACCCAGCTGCGGCCGGGCACCCCGGAGGGCGAGCTCGTGATGGCACGCCCGCTGCCCGACGGTGGCTGA
- a CDS encoding HAD family hydrolase: MRLPRLVATDLDGTLVRSDGTVSAYTHDVIAELDARGVPVVFVTGRPLRWAEEVFDYVGHHGLAVISNGALVWDVARDRVDLTRSIAVDDGVAACELIRSAIPDTSFAVETLAGIALEPGFLERHRLPEGSPRGPLADIFDAPALKLLARHERLGPQEFWDAAQEAVGDRLVVTWSSTGSLLEMSAPGVTKASTLAQVCDRLGVDRLDVVAFGDMPNDLPMLEWAGTAYAMANAHPSVLAAADHVAPDHDEDGVARVLAGLYEP; this comes from the coding sequence GTGCGGCTGCCCCGGCTGGTCGCCACCGACCTCGACGGCACCCTGGTCCGGTCCGACGGCACCGTGTCGGCCTACACCCATGACGTCATCGCCGAGCTCGACGCCCGTGGCGTGCCGGTCGTCTTCGTCACCGGACGCCCGCTGCGGTGGGCCGAGGAGGTCTTCGACTACGTGGGCCACCACGGGCTGGCCGTGATCAGCAACGGCGCGCTCGTCTGGGACGTGGCGCGCGACCGGGTCGACCTCACCCGCAGCATCGCCGTCGACGACGGGGTGGCGGCCTGCGAGCTGATCCGGAGCGCCATCCCTGACACGTCCTTCGCCGTGGAAACCCTCGCCGGGATCGCCCTGGAGCCGGGGTTCCTCGAGCGCCACCGGCTGCCCGAGGGCAGCCCGCGCGGCCCGCTGGCCGACATCTTCGACGCGCCGGCGCTGAAGCTGCTCGCCCGGCACGAGCGGCTGGGACCCCAGGAGTTCTGGGACGCCGCGCAGGAGGCCGTCGGCGACCGGCTCGTGGTCACCTGGTCCTCGACCGGGTCGCTGCTGGAGATGAGCGCCCCCGGCGTCACCAAGGCCTCGACGCTGGCCCAGGTCTGCGACCGGCTCGGGGTCGACCGCCTCGACGTGGTGGCCTTCGGCGACATGCCGAACGACCTACCGATGCTGGAGTGGGCCGGCACGGCGTACGCGATGGCGAACGCCCACCCGTCCGTCCTCGCCGCCGCCGACCACGTGGCTCCCGACCACGACGAGGACGGGGTCGCACGGGTGCTGGCTGGCCTCTACGAACCGTGA
- a CDS encoding DUF6457 domain-containing protein, whose protein sequence is MNLHDWIDELCDALDVEAEVDEALVLDLARSAAHNVTKVAAPITTYLLGYAAGLQGADPEDVEDLAARAQVLADGWDRPADAPDPDDIDDEVPDDSAVDHSHDSFDEEE, encoded by the coding sequence GTGAACCTGCACGACTGGATCGACGAGCTGTGCGACGCGCTCGACGTCGAGGCTGAGGTCGACGAGGCCCTGGTGCTCGACCTGGCACGGTCGGCAGCCCACAACGTGACCAAGGTGGCCGCGCCCATCACGACCTACCTGCTCGGCTACGCCGCCGGCCTGCAAGGAGCTGACCCGGAGGACGTCGAGGACCTCGCGGCCCGCGCCCAGGTGCTGGCCGACGGGTGGGACCGGCCCGCTGATGCCCCCGACCCCGACGACATCGACGACGAGGTCCCCGACGACAGCGCGGTCGACCACAGCCACGACTCCTTCGACGAGGAAGAGTGA